In Salvelinus namaycush isolate Seneca chromosome 20, SaNama_1.0, whole genome shotgun sequence, the following proteins share a genomic window:
- the LOC120064636 gene encoding D(1B) dopamine receptor-like, which translates to MENPAKYLSVHESHSVPLPLGEIMWNSTESEATSNGGKELVIRTVTGCLLSLLILWTLLGNIMVCSAVLRIRHLRSKVTNIFIVSLAVSDLFVAVLVMPWKAVAEVAGYWPFGTFCNYWVAFDIMCSTASILNLCIISVDRYWAISSPFRYERKMTQRVAFVMISVTWTLSVLISFIPVQLNWHKASEDEIVGVHNASLGKVEENCDSSLNREYAISSSLISFYIPVAIMIVTYTRIYRIAQIQIRRIASLERAAEHATSCRTNNRLECQHHNTLKTSIKRETKVLKTLSIIMGVFVCCWLPFFILNCIVPFCDKPPTDKDAGLPCVSETTFDVFVWFGWTNSSMNPIIYAFNAEFRKAFASLLGCRNFCSRTPVETVNISNELVSYNQDTLVHKEIVNAYVNMIPNVVECIEHEDTFDRISQLSHNNENVTDSVCDLEDCEADISLDRMTPFTPNGLH; encoded by the coding sequence ATGGAGAACCCCGCGAAATACCTCTCAGTGCACGAGAGCCACTCCGTCCCGTTACCTCTTGGGGAGATTATGTGGAACTCGACCGAATCGGAGGCAACATCCAACGGTGGAAAGGAATTGGTCATCCGGACAGTGACGGGCTGTTTGCTCTCCCTGCTCATCCTGTGGACACTACTGGGAAACATTATGGTGTGCTCCGCCGTACTCCGAATTCGGCACTTGCGAAGTAAAGTGACCAACATTTTCATCGTTTCTTTGGCTGTGTCGGATTTATTCGTTGCAGTTCTGGTGATGCCATGGAAAGCTGTGGCCGAGGTGGCGGGGTATTGGCCGTTTGGTACTTTTTGTAATTACTGGGTGGCTTTTGATATCATGTGCTCAACTGCGTCCATCCTCAACCTCTGCATTATCAGCGTGGATAGATATTGGGCCATATCAAGTCCGTTCCGGTACGAGAGAAAAATGACCCAACGAGTTGCCTTCGTTATGATAAGCGTCACGTGGACGTTGTCTGTACTCATTTCATTCATACCAGTCCAACTGAACTGGCACAAAGCCAGCGAAGACGAAATAGTTGGAGTCCATAACGCCTCCTTGGGTAAAGTAGAAGAAAACTGTGACTCTAGCCTCAACAGAGAATACGCCATATCTTCATCTTTAATAAGTTTCTACATACCCGTAGCAATTATGATTGTGACATACACGAGAATATATCGGATTGCTCAGATCCAAATCAGGAGGATAGCTTCCCTAGAGCGCGCGGCGGAGCACGCGACAAGTTGCAGGACCAACAACAGACTCGAGTGCCAACACCACAATACCTTGAAAACATCTATTAAAAGGGAAACCAAAGTTTTAAAAACGTTATCGATCATTATGGGCGTCTTTGTGTGTTGTTGGTTACCTTTCTTTATTTTGAACTGCATAGTTCCATTTTGTGATAAACCACCGACTGACAAAGACGCAGGTCTCCCTTGCGTGAGCGAGACAACTTTTGACGTTTTTGTTTGGTTCGGCTGGACTAATTCATCCATGAATCCTATTATTTACGCTTTTAACGCAGAGTTCAGAAAAGCATTTGCCAGTCTGCTGGGTTGTCGTAATTTCTGCTCCAGAACACCCGTTGAAACTGTAAACATTAGCAACGAGCTGGTCTCTTACAACCAGGACACCCTTGTCCACAAAGAAATCGTGAATGCCTACGTCAATATGATCCCCAACGTAGTGGAATGCATTGAGCACGAGGACACGTTTGACAGGATATCACAGTTATCTCACAACAATGAAAATGTCACCGACTCTGTTTGTGACTTGGAAGACTGTGAGGCAGATATTAGCCTCGACAGGATGACACCATTCACCCCCAATGGTTTACATTGA
- the LOC120064637 gene encoding proton channel OTOP1-like has translation MAEHGGLHSMCLNKVDCHSSSTLSSSSEQEGEIFTKLKVSLTEDYPQKNAEILSGQYGTNLLLIGVSLMLVIGNNGASVKEEHLLSFITTLIIVQLLWMMWYIVRRGMQSNLQAEKDVHATTSWIKGGLTLLALLSLIMDAFNIGYFVGYRSCLSAVLVVYPIIHATHTMAQVHFLWFHIKDVIKSFETFERFGVIHAVFTNLLLWCSGVMSEANHLLNHHNTRLTALGLENLTMVDMEPHCNCTISACSVFVNGLYYLYPFNIEYHIFVSVMLFVMWKNIGRTIDLQHNRKRLATKTQGLVVGPILGLAALASTIGVLVVYIIHVEESLDIRESTIAIFYYYGIVMLVLMCSAGVTGLLIYRADPMPMDTTKNPSRKLDTELLFGSSVGSWLISWCSVVAVSASRSSPSYRWTNLMYSLLSILEKYIQNLFIIESLYRQPEDAEREDAEREDAEVAGPAPEIFSMTSSLSPPYNGIINQAYENPDNGCVTLENVQKESGQVNGCPQKHLEVPRQVENNVEVTPSKKSQILKNIAVFLFMCNISLWILPAFGCRPQYDNGLEEETFGFTTWTTVLNFAMPITLFYRMHSVACLFEVFRRV, from the exons ATGGCTGAGCACGGTGGCCTTCATAGTATGTGTTTAAATAAGGTAGACTGTCACAGTTCCTCCACCTTGTCCTCCAGCTCAGAGCAAGAGGGTGAAATATTCACCAAGTTGAAAGTCAGTTTGACTGAGGACTATCCGCAGAAGAATGCGGAGATTCTGAGCGGCCAGTATGGGACTAATTTACTTTTGATCGGCGTGTCCTTGATGCTGGTTATTGGGAACAATGGCGCATCCGTGAAGGAAGAGCACCTGCTGTCGTTTATCACGACCCTCATAATCGTCCAGCTGCTATGGATGATGTGGTACATCGTGAGGAGAGGCATGCAGAGTAATTTACAGGCAGAAAAGGATGTGCATGCTACTACCTCGTGGATAAAAG GTGGTTTAACTCTTCTTGCGCTCCTCTCGTTGATCATGGATGCCTTCAATATTGGATATTTTGTGGGCTATCGATCATGCCTGTCGGCTGTTCTCGTGGTATACCCCATCATCCACGCAACTCACACAATGGCACAG GTGCATTTCCTTTGGTTTCACATCAAAGACGTCATCAAGTCCTTTGAGACCTTTGAAAG GTTTGGCGTCATCCATGCAGTCTTCACCAACCTGCTGCTGTGGTGCAGCGGTGTGATGTCTGAGGCCAATCACTTGCTAAACCACCACAACACAAGGCTGACTGCCCTGGGCTTGGAAAACCTCACCATGG TGGATATGGAACCTCATTGTAATTGCACTATCAGTGCCTGCTCCGTGTTCGTCAACGGCCTCTACTACCTTTATCCCTTCAACATTGAGTACCACATCTTTGTCTCAGTAATGCTCTTCGTCATGTGGAAGAACATAGGGCGCACCATTGACCTCCAGCACAACCGGAAACGGCTGGCTACCAAGACCCAGGGGCTGGTAGTTGGCCCCATCCTGGGTCTCGCTGCCCTGGCCAGCACCATCGGCGTACTGGTGGTATACATCATCCACGTGGAAGAGTCGCTGGACATCCGGGAGTCAACCATTGCAATTTTCTACTACTACGGCATCGTCATGCTGGTACTCATGTGCTCGGCCGGGGTCACGGGTCTGCTCATCTACCGTGCCGACCCCATGCCCATGGACACCACCAAGAACCCCTCGCGGAAGCTGGACACAGAGCTCCTGTTTGGTTCGTCGGTGGGCTCCTGGCTCATTTCCTGGTGCAGCGTGGTGGCCGTGTCAGCCTCACGCAGCAGCCCGAGCTACCGCTGGACCAACCTGATGTACTCGCTGCTCAGCATCCTGGAGAAGTACATCCAGAACCTGTTCATCATTGAGTCCCTCTACCGCCAGCCGGAGGACGCTGAGAGGGAGGACGCTGAGAGGGAGGACGCTGAGGTGGCGGGGCCTGCGCCAGAGATATTCTCCATGACCTCCTCCTTGTCTCCACCCTACAACGGAATCATCAACCAGGCGTACGAGAATCCGGACAACGGCTGCGTCACGCTGGAGAATGTGCAGAAGGAGAGTGGACAGGTGAATGGGTGCCCACAGAAACATTTGGAAGTGCCCCGTCAGGTGGAGAACAACGTGGAGGTGACCCCGAGCAAGAAGAGTCAGATCCTGAAGAACATCGCCGTCTTCCTTTTCATGTGCAACATCTCA CTCTGGATCCTTCCTGCCTTTGGCTGCAGACCCCAGTATGACAACGGCCTAGAGGAGGAGACGTTTGGCTTCACCACATGGACCACAGTTCTCAATTTCGCCATGCCGATTACCCTCTTCTACCGCATGCACTCTGTGGCCTGCCTCTTCGAAGTGTTCCGGAGAGTGTGA